One Verrucomicrobiota bacterium JB022 genomic region harbors:
- a CDS encoding TonB-dependent receptor translates to MTPNLQTQAPGFPRSPRKAALFSLSFLLALAAGANLTLAQTASNETPDDDQVFELEEFVVTGMRESMIQSIEIKRGSYEMVDAIVAEDIGKFPDNNLVEALQRVSGVQVTDRAGGEVSTVSIRGLNDVNTTINGRNIFTSSGRHVSLQDIPASLLHRVDVYKTRSADQIETGIAGVIDIRTHRPFNFDGFKAVVAARGIYQEQADEFDPNLSALISNTWELQGGARLGVLFNVSYAETNYRDQSVTPGAAVPFVNGTPPAPWTPYERIFLEREGVSPIVEGGDLWEPGLDAGLPYAEGSTLPMIIDGQTVQVPYLLSRDAIFQSDLLGSRERPAGNLSIQYAPNDWSEYVFEAFYNGYRNETSNSLLFSFADWWGALGDDPEVELYPGTNIIKSRRVGAPYGFTSGDITRSETDSYLYAVGGRWDIGDNLTLKSEITYQTSEFKEEFFGMRFDRVFDSIDIDFNSKGGLPAFSFGDNPTTAADESSLTDPSLWTVAQLYDNSVRHEGEAWTYTTDGDYKLDWPVLESLKFGVRYDDRSASEADRPQAAVPFLGQPLSSFPEFGSTNSGFFDGRADIPSSWLSADGDFIFDNREAIRQLYRNTLDDPTIYNNPIEKNFDVEEATTSAYLMSTFATELFGRKLDGQFGVRYVTVTTDMQFGETVSVDVEKFLPSASVRYSLTEDLRLRLSYGETLRRPNFSQLNPNLNLVDDVTNIGYGEATSGNPYLDPTTSKNYDISLEYYFGEGNAIYGTWFKREVEGLVETFRSRIIAQNAQGEDYPYILTRPDNTSDGTLDGFEFGLIYFPESLPSVLDGFGVQASLTLLDSEQTIPVTNNQGEVVREDRRPFFGVSDTSYSVVLAYERGPVSARLGYVWRDNFMNEYEAPQFANPRGVYRTPDKSLDLQVSWAVTEALTVTFDATNLTQETFHSYYEDEDLFNFGNWIVSRTFAVGMRYDF, encoded by the coding sequence ATGACCCCCAATCTACAAACCCAAGCCCCGGGTTTTCCGCGTTCCCCCCGGAAAGCCGCGCTTTTTTCCCTGTCTTTCCTTCTGGCCCTCGCGGCCGGCGCCAACCTCACGCTGGCCCAGACCGCCAGCAACGAAACGCCCGACGACGACCAGGTCTTCGAGCTGGAAGAGTTCGTCGTCACCGGCATGCGCGAGAGCATGATCCAGTCGATCGAAATCAAGCGCGGCTCGTATGAGATGGTCGACGCGATCGTGGCGGAAGACATCGGCAAGTTCCCGGACAACAATCTCGTCGAAGCCCTCCAGCGCGTCTCCGGCGTGCAGGTGACCGACCGTGCTGGCGGCGAAGTCTCCACCGTATCCATTCGCGGCCTCAACGACGTCAACACCACTATCAACGGCCGCAACATCTTTACTTCTTCCGGCCGCCACGTCTCCTTGCAAGACATTCCGGCCAGCCTGCTGCACCGGGTCGACGTTTACAAAACCCGTTCCGCCGACCAGATCGAGACCGGGATTGCCGGTGTGATCGACATCAGGACCCACCGGCCTTTCAACTTCGACGGCTTCAAGGCCGTGGTCGCGGCCCGCGGTATCTATCAGGAGCAGGCCGATGAGTTCGACCCCAACCTCAGCGCGCTCATCAGTAACACCTGGGAACTTCAGGGTGGGGCTCGCCTCGGGGTACTCTTCAATGTCTCCTATGCAGAGACGAACTACCGCGACCAAAGCGTGACCCCAGGCGCTGCCGTGCCTTTCGTAAATGGCACCCCTCCCGCCCCGTGGACACCTTATGAGCGTATTTTCCTCGAACGTGAAGGAGTCTCGCCGATCGTGGAAGGGGGCGACCTGTGGGAGCCGGGCCTGGACGCAGGCCTGCCCTATGCAGAAGGCTCCACTTTGCCCATGATTATCGACGGCCAGACCGTGCAGGTGCCCTACCTGCTGAGCCGCGATGCGATTTTCCAGAGCGATCTTCTCGGATCCCGCGAACGTCCGGCAGGCAACCTTTCCATTCAATACGCCCCTAATGATTGGTCAGAATACGTCTTCGAGGCGTTTTATAACGGTTATCGTAACGAGACCAGCAACTCGCTGCTCTTCTCCTTTGCAGACTGGTGGGGAGCACTTGGCGACGATCCAGAAGTCGAGCTCTACCCGGGGACCAATATTATTAAGTCGCGCAGAGTCGGAGCTCCCTACGGCTTTACTAGCGGTGATATTACTCGCAGCGAGACCGACAGCTATCTCTATGCTGTAGGCGGGCGCTGGGATATCGGCGATAACCTGACGCTGAAGTCCGAGATTACATACCAAACCAGCGAATTTAAAGAGGAATTCTTTGGTATGCGTTTCGATCGGGTCTTCGATTCCATCGATATTGATTTCAATAGTAAGGGCGGCCTCCCTGCTTTCAGTTTTGGGGATAACCCAACCACTGCCGCTGATGAAAGTTCTCTCACCGACCCGTCGCTGTGGACTGTAGCCCAATTGTACGATAACTCGGTCAGGCACGAAGGCGAAGCTTGGACCTATACCACCGATGGCGACTACAAGCTCGATTGGCCTGTCCTCGAATCGCTCAAGTTTGGGGTTCGCTACGATGACCGCAGTGCCTCGGAAGCAGATCGACCGCAAGCTGCAGTGCCATTCCTTGGGCAGCCGCTGAGCAGTTTTCCAGAGTTCGGTAGTACCAATAGCGGATTTTTCGATGGGCGGGCTGATATTCCCAGTAGTTGGCTCTCTGCTGATGGCGATTTCATTTTCGACAACCGGGAGGCTATCCGTCAGCTCTATCGGAACACGTTGGACGATCCGACTATTTACAATAATCCTATTGAGAAGAACTTCGATGTAGAGGAAGCCACCACTTCTGCCTACCTCATGTCTACTTTCGCAACCGAGCTGTTCGGACGGAAGCTGGACGGGCAGTTCGGTGTCCGTTACGTCACCGTCACTACCGATATGCAGTTTGGGGAGACCGTCAGTGTTGATGTTGAGAAATTTCTCCCCAGTGCTTCGGTCCGCTACAGCCTGACGGAAGATCTCCGTCTCCGCCTGAGCTACGGCGAAACGTTGCGACGTCCGAATTTCAGCCAGTTGAATCCAAATCTTAACTTGGTCGACGACGTGACCAACATTGGTTATGGTGAGGCTACCAGCGGTAACCCTTATCTTGATCCAACGACGTCGAAAAACTACGACATCTCCCTTGAATACTACTTTGGCGAAGGCAATGCCATCTATGGCACTTGGTTCAAGCGCGAGGTTGAAGGTTTGGTGGAGACTTTCCGCAGTCGCATCATTGCGCAGAATGCCCAAGGCGAGGACTATCCTTATATCCTCACACGGCCTGATAACACCTCTGATGGCACCTTGGATGGGTTTGAATTTGGTTTGATCTATTTCCCGGAGAGCCTGCCTTCAGTCCTCGATGGTTTTGGAGTGCAGGCGAGCCTTACACTGCTTGATTCGGAGCAGACCATCCCTGTAACCAATAATCAAGGGGAAGTCGTGAGGGAAGATCGCAGGCCATTTTTCGGCGTTTCCGACACTTCCTATAGTGTTGTGCTCGCCTATGAGCGTGGCCCGGTGAGCGCCCGCCTGGGCTATGTCTGGCGAGACAACTTCATGAACGAGTATGAGGCTCCCCAGTTTGCTAACCCCAGAGGCGTTTACCGCACTCCCGACAAGAGCCTCGACCTGCAAGTCTCCTGGGCGGTGACGGAAGCGCTGACGGTGACCTTCGACGCGACGAACCTCACGCAGGAGACCTTCCACAGCTATTACGAAGACGAAGACCTCTTCAACTTCGGCAACTGGATCGTCAGCCGTACCTTCGCGGTCGGCATGCGCTACGACTTCTAG
- a CDS encoding RtcB family protein, with protein MKHAYPFTPRAQAAPVRIWGKDLEPESLQQIADAAELPISVRGALMPDAHLGYGLPIGGVLATENAVIPYAVGVDIACRMKMTVLDLPVETLKDEVGRKRLRDALERETQFGVGAKFKRRHLHDVMDRDWSVSPITHQNKDRAWGQLGTSGSGNHFVEFGELIIQDARAGLAPGKYLALLSHSGSRGTGAAVCDHYSKLAKSQHPDIPERLRFLSWLGLDTHEGQEYWAAMELMGHYAAANHACIHRAMAGNLGAEVLLDLENPHNFAWKEVHEGREVVVHRKGATPAHAGVLGIIPGTMASPAYIVMGKGQPESLCSASHGAGRVMSRTKARKSLNWADARQLLTERGVHLISAGLDEVPFVYKDIDEVMAEQQDLVETFAAFHPRIVKMAPAGERPED; from the coding sequence ATGAAGCACGCCTATCCCTTTACGCCCCGCGCTCAGGCCGCTCCCGTTCGCATCTGGGGTAAGGACCTGGAGCCGGAGTCGTTGCAACAGATCGCCGACGCGGCCGAGCTGCCGATTTCCGTTCGTGGGGCCCTGATGCCGGATGCCCACCTCGGTTACGGCTTGCCCATCGGTGGGGTGCTGGCGACAGAAAACGCCGTCATCCCCTACGCCGTGGGGGTCGACATCGCCTGCCGCATGAAGATGACCGTGCTGGACTTGCCGGTCGAGACGCTGAAAGACGAAGTGGGCCGCAAGCGCCTGCGTGATGCCTTGGAGCGTGAGACCCAGTTTGGGGTGGGGGCCAAGTTCAAGCGCCGCCACCTACATGACGTAATGGACCGCGACTGGAGCGTATCGCCGATCACCCACCAGAACAAGGACCGCGCGTGGGGCCAGCTTGGGACCAGCGGGAGCGGTAACCACTTCGTCGAGTTTGGAGAGTTGATCATTCAAGACGCTCGGGCGGGGCTGGCACCGGGGAAATACCTGGCGCTGCTCTCGCACAGCGGAAGCCGTGGGACCGGGGCGGCCGTCTGCGACCATTACAGCAAGCTGGCCAAGAGCCAGCACCCGGACATCCCGGAGCGCCTCCGCTTCCTCAGCTGGCTGGGGCTGGATACGCACGAAGGGCAGGAATACTGGGCCGCGATGGAGCTGATGGGGCATTACGCCGCCGCCAACCACGCCTGCATTCACCGCGCAATGGCCGGCAACCTGGGGGCCGAGGTGCTGCTCGACCTCGAAAACCCTCACAACTTCGCCTGGAAGGAAGTGCACGAAGGCCGCGAGGTGGTCGTGCACCGCAAGGGTGCCACGCCCGCCCACGCGGGCGTGCTCGGCATCATCCCTGGCACCATGGCCAGCCCCGCCTACATTGTAATGGGCAAGGGGCAGCCGGAATCCCTCTGCAGCGCCTCACACGGTGCCGGCCGCGTGATGAGCCGCACAAAGGCCAGGAAGTCGCTCAACTGGGCCGATGCTCGCCAGCTCCTGACCGAGCGCGGGGTGCACCTGATCTCAGCCGGACTGGACGAAGTGCCGTTTGTCTATAAGGACATCGACGAAGTGATGGCCGAGCAGCAAGACCTCGTCGAGACCTTTGCGGCCTTCCACCCGCGGATCGTCAAGATGGCCCCGGCCGGAGAACGCCCGGAAGATTGA
- the typA gene encoding translational GTPase TypA: MPTIAHIRNIAIIAHVDHGKTTLVDQLLRQGGAFRENQQVAERAMDSMDLEREKGITIKAKNTSVHWRDYIINIVDTPGHADFGGEVERVMKMVDGVLLLVDAYDGPQAQTRFVLRKALQQGLRPVVVINKIDRDNSDPHKVHDQVLELLMELEATEEQFNCPFIYGSAKNGFMVHDLNDERKDMIPLFETIVEAIHGPEAEPEQPFKMLVSNIDWNDYVGRVAVGKVASGRIQAGDQIYVFDREGNKKRTKITKIFTYSGLATSDSLAGEAGDIIGLAGFEDVDIGVTLAADETAEPLPFVEIDPPTISMMFAVNDGPLAGQDGKYVTSRQIRDRLAREQKINISLRISDGEFGGTFEVVARGAMQVAVLVETMRREGYEVLVSRPKVITRKDEQGNTLEPYETLWVETPDDCLGGILKSLAGRKARIDNMINHKLGTTVECYLPTRGLIGFEFDLMNLTSGRAVMSHLFKDYGNWAGEINTRLTGTLVSMDTGEATGYSLMALQERGKLFVGPGDMVYEGMVVGENPRKEEIPVNPTKAKKLDNMRASGRDDNVQLAPALRFSLERALEYIAGDEFVEATPNYLRLRKRILNSNERRKAEKREAALNA; the protein is encoded by the coding sequence CAAGTGGCTGAGCGAGCCATGGATAGCATGGATCTCGAACGCGAGAAGGGCATCACCATCAAGGCCAAGAACACTTCCGTGCACTGGCGCGACTACATCATCAACATCGTTGATACCCCTGGCCACGCCGACTTCGGCGGCGAGGTGGAGCGCGTGATGAAGATGGTCGACGGCGTGCTGCTGCTCGTCGACGCCTACGACGGCCCGCAGGCGCAGACCCGCTTCGTGCTGCGCAAGGCGCTCCAGCAAGGCCTGCGCCCGGTCGTGGTGATCAACAAGATCGACCGCGACAACAGCGACCCGCACAAGGTGCACGATCAGGTGCTCGAGCTGCTGATGGAGCTGGAAGCGACCGAAGAACAATTTAATTGCCCGTTCATCTACGGCAGCGCCAAGAACGGCTTCATGGTCCACGACCTCAACGACGAGCGCAAGGACATGATCCCGCTCTTCGAGACCATCGTCGAGGCCATCCACGGCCCGGAAGCCGAACCGGAACAGCCGTTCAAGATGCTCGTGAGCAACATCGACTGGAACGACTACGTCGGTCGTGTGGCGGTGGGCAAGGTAGCCAGCGGCCGGATCCAGGCGGGCGATCAGATCTACGTCTTCGATCGCGAAGGCAACAAGAAGCGCACCAAGATCACCAAGATCTTTACCTACAGCGGCCTCGCGACCTCCGACTCTTTGGCTGGTGAAGCCGGTGACATTATCGGCCTCGCCGGCTTTGAAGACGTCGACATCGGCGTGACGCTCGCCGCCGATGAAACCGCCGAGCCGCTGCCGTTCGTCGAAATCGACCCGCCCACCATCTCCATGATGTTCGCGGTCAATGACGGCCCGCTGGCTGGCCAGGACGGCAAATACGTCACCTCCCGCCAAATCCGCGACCGCCTCGCCCGCGAGCAGAAGATCAACATCTCCCTGCGCATCAGCGATGGCGAATTTGGTGGCACCTTTGAAGTCGTGGCCCGTGGCGCCATGCAGGTGGCCGTGCTCGTCGAAACCATGCGCCGCGAAGGCTACGAAGTGCTCGTTTCGCGCCCCAAGGTCATTACCCGCAAGGACGAGCAAGGCAACACGCTTGAGCCGTACGAAACCCTCTGGGTCGAGACGCCCGACGACTGCCTCGGCGGCATCCTCAAGTCGCTCGCTGGCCGCAAGGCCCGCATCGACAACATGATCAACCACAAGCTCGGCACCACGGTAGAGTGCTACCTGCCGACGCGCGGCTTGATCGGTTTCGAATTCGACCTGATGAACCTGACGTCCGGCCGCGCCGTGATGTCTCACCTTTTCAAGGACTACGGCAACTGGGCGGGCGAAATCAATACCCGCCTCACCGGCACCCTCGTCTCCATGGACACCGGCGAAGCCACCGGCTACTCGCTGATGGCCCTGCAAGAGCGCGGCAAGCTCTTTGTCGGCCCGGGCGACATGGTTTACGAAGGTATGGTGGTCGGCGAAAACCCCCGCAAGGAAGAGATCCCCGTCAACCCGACCAAGGCCAAGAAGCTCGACAACATGCGCGCTTCCGGTCGCGACGACAATGTCCAGCTCGCCCCGGCCCTCCGCTTCTCGCTGGAGCGCGCGCTGGAGTACATCGCGGGCGACGAGTTTGTTGAAGCCACGCCGAATTACCTGCGCCTGCGCAAGCGCATCCTCAACTCCAACGAGCGCCGCAAGGCCGAAAAGCGCGAAGCTGCGCTCAACGCCTAG
- a CDS encoding glycoside hydrolase family 43 protein: MDSHRFKALAVLACAPLPLSAAPVPIFSSTASVHDPSIVQDGEYYYVFGSHAASAWSPDLINWYQYSTHVAVGNPLFPDPFTELSEAFDWTGADTLWAPDVYQLPDGTWAYYYCASEGSSPRGLTGIAESDTVLGPYTDRGVLLRSGMWGQVSPDGTIYDATRHPHAVDPAMFNDPSGGLWMAYGSYSGGIFVMEMDRNTGVQLDGQGYGTKIMGGNHARIEGAYVVYHPETQYYYMFVSFGGLGADGAYNIRVARSTTPEGPYFDAAGQDMIAAKGAAGTIFDDVSIAPYGAKLMGNYQFLHAEGEPYTTSRGYVSPGHNSVLHDAATGKWFNVFHTRFVGRDEQHEVRVHQVFFSEDGWPVVAPHRYAGETIGTYTAADIAGSYKVIHHGTDVSTTVKTSTEVELLANGTLSGTSGTWSLSGDHYITITMGGVAYKGVVCRMWDDDNRMWVDTFSALAPNNAAIWGSAVAIPERSAPYTPIDLTPVAAQAIGIGETLDLVLSDRQDDTPYVLEYALREAPAGTTINPLTGQLTFTPLLSQQGQTFTIRAQAHDVLEPEYTDEVTFNVYVGAPIDVAQSTVTFTGEATGGILDQDGTPTGFTTRLGGTGGTLATHDPKLNLDTTAEVLEIRSSQADFAGQAGMAGLSAPGLRLSDFGFTGDQDFVIRAEFAPVVGFAFVDQLGLYVGTASTNVTRAGFILLDAPQAYSAHTPGTQDAGAHFSSFIDVSDGLSVVIARQNGAWSYFVDGVSTHPTTGEATFLNGQSDLTFGVFAITPLNADVKTAQLQSLTVMIENGDSSQTDWAQWVITHFGANPLPAVAAQDADPDVDGLPNLIEYATGTDPMVPDANGALQASSANGMLSLSFDRIADPALRYYIEASDDPTMAEWPHQLWSSAGSDNAAGKVALPEVAAPSDSARYFRLRVETVE, from the coding sequence ATGGACTCCCACCGTTTCAAGGCGCTGGCTGTATTGGCCTGCGCTCCGCTGCCATTGTCGGCGGCACCCGTGCCCATTTTCAGCAGCACCGCATCGGTCCACGACCCTTCCATTGTGCAGGATGGCGAATACTATTACGTCTTCGGCTCGCACGCCGCCTCCGCCTGGTCGCCCGACCTGATAAACTGGTATCAATATTCGACCCACGTCGCGGTCGGCAACCCGCTCTTTCCCGATCCCTTCACGGAGCTGTCCGAAGCCTTTGACTGGACTGGCGCTGATACGCTGTGGGCTCCCGATGTTTACCAGCTACCCGACGGCACCTGGGCCTACTACTACTGCGCGTCCGAAGGCTCGTCGCCGCGGGGCCTTACCGGAATTGCCGAATCCGACACCGTACTGGGTCCTTACACCGATCGCGGTGTCCTCCTGCGCTCGGGCATGTGGGGGCAGGTAAGCCCCGACGGCACCATCTACGACGCCACACGCCACCCGCATGCGGTCGACCCTGCAATGTTCAACGACCCAAGCGGCGGACTCTGGATGGCCTATGGATCCTATTCGGGCGGCATCTTTGTGATGGAGATGGACCGCAACACCGGCGTGCAGCTCGATGGTCAAGGCTACGGCACCAAGATCATGGGCGGCAACCATGCCCGGATCGAAGGGGCTTATGTGGTCTACCACCCGGAGACCCAGTATTACTACATGTTCGTCTCCTTCGGCGGGCTGGGAGCCGACGGGGCTTACAATATCCGCGTGGCGCGTTCGACGACCCCCGAAGGCCCCTATTTCGATGCGGCAGGCCAGGATATGATCGCAGCCAAGGGGGCTGCGGGCACGATCTTCGACGATGTCTCCATTGCACCCTACGGGGCCAAGCTGATGGGCAATTACCAATTCCTGCATGCGGAGGGTGAGCCCTACACCACCAGCCGCGGATATGTTTCGCCCGGTCACAACTCCGTGCTGCACGATGCTGCCACGGGCAAGTGGTTCAACGTCTTCCATACCCGCTTTGTGGGGCGCGACGAGCAGCACGAGGTGCGCGTACATCAGGTGTTCTTTAGCGAAGACGGCTGGCCCGTGGTGGCGCCCCATCGCTACGCGGGTGAAACCATCGGTACCTACACGGCAGCCGACATCGCCGGCAGTTACAAGGTGATCCATCACGGCACCGATGTCTCCACCACGGTCAAGACTTCGACTGAGGTCGAGCTGCTGGCCAACGGCACGCTCTCCGGCACCAGCGGCACCTGGAGCTTGTCCGGCGATCACTACATCACGATCACGATGGGCGGTGTGGCCTACAAGGGCGTCGTCTGCCGGATGTGGGACGACGATAACCGGATGTGGGTCGATACCTTCTCCGCGCTGGCGCCCAACAACGCCGCCATCTGGGGCAGCGCGGTGGCGATCCCGGAGAGAAGCGCGCCCTACACGCCCATCGACCTGACGCCCGTCGCGGCCCAAGCCATCGGCATCGGCGAGACGCTCGACCTCGTGCTCAGCGACCGGCAGGACGATACGCCCTATGTGCTCGAATATGCCCTGCGCGAAGCCCCTGCCGGCACCACCATCAACCCGCTGACGGGGCAACTGACCTTTACCCCACTCCTCAGCCAGCAGGGCCAGACCTTTACCATCCGCGCGCAAGCGCATGACGTGCTGGAGCCGGAATATACGGACGAGGTGACGTTCAACGTCTATGTGGGCGCGCCGATCGACGTGGCGCAGTCGACCGTCACCTTCACCGGCGAAGCCACGGGCGGCATTCTCGATCAGGACGGCACGCCCACCGGCTTCACCACCCGCCTTGGCGGCACCGGAGGCACCCTCGCTACCCACGACCCGAAACTGAACCTCGACACCACCGCCGAAGTGCTGGAAATCCGCTCCAGCCAGGCCGACTTTGCGGGTCAGGCGGGCATGGCGGGGCTCTCTGCACCGGGTCTGCGGCTCTCGGACTTCGGCTTTACCGGCGATCAGGACTTCGTGATCCGGGCTGAGTTTGCCCCGGTCGTTGGCTTCGCATTTGTGGACCAGCTCGGCCTCTACGTCGGCACGGCCAGCACAAACGTCACCCGCGCCGGTTTCATCCTTCTGGATGCTCCGCAGGCCTACTCGGCTCACACGCCCGGCACTCAAGACGCAGGTGCACATTTCTCGAGCTTTATCGACGTCAGTGACGGCCTCTCGGTGGTGATTGCGCGCCAGAACGGCGCGTGGTCCTACTTCGTCGATGGCGTTTCCACCCACCCGACGACGGGCGAAGCGACCTTCCTCAATGGCCAGAGCGACCTGACCTTCGGCGTCTTTGCCATCACGCCGCTGAATGCCGACGTGAAGACCGCGCAGCTGCAATCGCTCACCGTGATGATCGAAAACGGGGATTCTTCACAGACCGACTGGGCCCAATGGGTGATCACGCACTTTGGGGCGAATCCCCTGCCGGCGGTGGCCGCGCAGGATGCCGACCCCGATGTCGACGGCCTGCCCAACCTGATCGAATACGCCACCGGGACCGATCCGATGGTGCCCGACGCCAATGGCGCGCTGCAGGCCTCATCAGCCAACGGCATGCTTTCGTTGAGCTTCGACCGCATCGCCGACCCGGCCTTGCGCTACTACATCGAGGCAAGCGATGACCCGACCATGGCCGAATGGCCCCATCAACTGTGGTCGAGCGCGGGCTCGGACAACGCTGCCGGTAAGGTGGCCCTGCCAGAAGTCGCCGCACCCAGCGACAGCGCCCGCTACTTCCGCCTGCGCGTGGAGACGGTGGAATAA
- a CDS encoding helix-turn-helix domain-containing protein: MLDLQVIEEPVAASLTMDPIKARILAELRAPASAAALAPRVGLTRQKVNYHLKALEEHKLVEPAESRQWGGITERVLVASASTYIISPAALGDLAPAPERRPDKLLASYVVALASRMVQEVGRLWRRSHEENKRLFTFSLDTVIRFRSPAERTAFTEELTQAVSELASRYHAEQAGARPHRLVVAAYPAPQETSHSS; this comes from the coding sequence ATGCTAGATCTTCAGGTGATTGAAGAGCCCGTGGCCGCCTCCTTGACAATGGATCCCATCAAGGCCCGAATTCTGGCCGAGCTGCGTGCGCCTGCCTCGGCGGCAGCATTGGCGCCTCGCGTGGGTCTGACGCGGCAAAAAGTCAATTACCACCTCAAGGCGCTGGAAGAGCACAAGCTGGTGGAGCCCGCCGAATCCCGCCAATGGGGAGGCATCACGGAGCGGGTGCTGGTAGCCAGCGCCTCGACCTACATTATCTCGCCCGCCGCCTTGGGCGACTTGGCCCCGGCCCCCGAGCGGCGCCCCGACAAGCTGCTGGCCAGCTACGTGGTAGCTTTGGCTTCCCGCATGGTGCAGGAGGTCGGGCGACTGTGGCGTCGCTCGCACGAGGAAAACAAACGACTCTTTACCTTCTCGCTCGATACCGTCATCCGCTTCCGCTCGCCTGCCGAGCGCACCGCCTTTACCGAAGAACTGACGCAAGCAGTTTCAGAACTCGCCTCCCGCTACCACGCCGAGCAGGCGGGCGCGCGGCCCCACCGGCTCGTGGTTGCTGCGTATCCCGCCCCACAAGAAACCTCTCACTCATCGTAG